Proteins encoded in a region of the Paenibacillus pedocola genome:
- the aspS gene encoding aspartate--tRNA ligase translates to MTRSHHCGQLTPEHIGQTVTLNGWVQTRRDLGGVLFIDLRDRSGIVQIVFNPDYSGEALQIADKVRSEYVLSVTGKVVKRDDETVNRNLPTGEIEVQITDIEVLNAAKTPPFFIEDGVEVDESLRMKYRYLDLRRPEMYKTMLLRSKAAKIFRDFLDGEGFIDIETPILTKSSPEGARDYLVPSRVHEGEFFALPQSPQIYKQLLMVGGIERYYQIARCFRDEDLRADRQPEFTQVDIETSFVPQDELLSMMETLMQRLLKETVGVDVAVPFQRLTYAEAIGKYGSDKPDLRFGLELVEMNDIVADSGVKVFASVIEKGGEVKCLNAKGCGTWTRKEIDDLGPYAARYGAKGLAWIQVKDGEFKGPIVKFFSEEEIAAVKERTGAEEGDLLLFSADNKKVVADVLGALRLKIGRQLGLIDDSVFKFAWVTEFPLLSYDEDQKRYVAEHHPFTRPMDEDLHLFDTNPGAIRAQAYDIVLNGYEVGGGSQRIYKREVQEKMFDALGFTPEVAYEKFGYLMDAFEYGTPPHGGIAFGFDRLVMLLAGRTNLRETIAFPKTASATDLLMDAPAPVDAAQLEQLHIKLAPKPEKVKN, encoded by the coding sequence ATGACTAGAAGCCATCACTGTGGACAATTGACGCCGGAGCATATCGGCCAGACAGTAACTCTCAACGGATGGGTGCAGACCCGCCGTGACCTTGGAGGCGTGCTGTTCATTGATCTCCGCGACCGCAGCGGAATCGTGCAAATCGTCTTTAACCCGGACTATTCCGGGGAAGCACTGCAGATTGCCGATAAGGTGCGCAGTGAATATGTGCTCTCTGTTACGGGTAAAGTTGTAAAAAGAGATGATGAAACCGTCAACCGCAATCTGCCTACCGGTGAGATTGAAGTACAGATCACCGATATCGAAGTGCTGAATGCAGCCAAGACCCCTCCGTTCTTCATCGAAGACGGTGTGGAAGTGGATGAGTCCCTGCGGATGAAATACCGTTACCTCGACCTGCGCCGTCCGGAAATGTACAAGACGATGCTGCTTCGTTCGAAAGCGGCAAAGATTTTCCGCGATTTCCTTGACGGTGAAGGATTTATTGATATTGAAACGCCGATCCTGACCAAAAGCTCCCCTGAAGGCGCACGTGATTATCTTGTGCCAAGCCGGGTGCATGAAGGCGAATTCTTCGCGCTTCCGCAATCTCCGCAGATTTACAAGCAGCTGCTGATGGTGGGCGGCATCGAGCGTTATTACCAAATCGCCCGCTGCTTCCGCGATGAGGACCTGCGCGCTGACCGCCAGCCGGAATTCACCCAGGTCGATATCGAGACCTCCTTCGTGCCGCAGGATGAGCTGCTCAGCATGATGGAAACACTGATGCAGCGTCTCCTCAAAGAAACCGTAGGTGTAGATGTGGCTGTTCCGTTCCAGCGTCTGACGTATGCTGAAGCCATTGGCAAATACGGTTCGGATAAGCCGGACCTGCGGTTTGGCCTGGAGCTCGTAGAGATGAATGATATCGTGGCTGACAGCGGTGTGAAGGTATTCGCTTCCGTGATCGAAAAAGGCGGAGAAGTGAAGTGCCTTAACGCCAAGGGCTGCGGCACCTGGACCCGTAAGGAAATCGACGATCTTGGACCGTATGCCGCACGTTATGGTGCGAAAGGCTTGGCTTGGATTCAAGTGAAGGACGGGGAATTCAAAGGCCCGATCGTTAAGTTCTTCAGCGAAGAAGAAATTGCAGCTGTGAAGGAGCGTACCGGTGCTGAAGAAGGCGACCTGCTGCTCTTCTCTGCAGATAACAAAAAAGTGGTTGCTGATGTACTGGGTGCCCTGCGCCTCAAAATCGGCCGCCAGCTCGGCCTGATTGACGACAGTGTGTTCAAATTTGCCTGGGTAACCGAATTCCCGCTGCTCAGCTATGATGAAGACCAAAAACGTTATGTGGCGGAGCACCATCCGTTCACACGCCCAATGGATGAGGATCTGCACCTCTTCGATACCAATCCTGGTGCAATCCGTGCCCAGGCCTACGATATCGTGCTTAACGGCTACGAAGTAGGCGGCGGTTCCCAGCGTATCTACAAACGTGAGGTACAGGAGAAAATGTTCGACGCGCTAGGCTTCACACCTGAAGTTGCCTACGAGAAGTTCGGTTATCTGATGGATGCGTTCGAATATGGCACGCCTCCGCACGGCGGAATTGCCTTCGGCTTTGACCGGCTGGTAATGCTGCTGGCAGGCCGTACCAACCTGCGTGAAACGATTGCCTTCCCGAAAACGGCAAGTGCAACCGATCTTCTGATGGACGCTCCGGCCCCGGTAGATGCTGCACAATTGGAGCAGCTGCACATTAAGCTTGCACCGAAGCCGGAGAAAGTAAAAAACTAA
- the hisS gene encoding histidine--tRNA ligase: MAKERFEKPTGTQDVLPGAVEKWQYVEGKARDLCRRFNYREIRTPMFEHTGLFERGVGETTDIVEGEMYTFKDKGDRDLALRPEGTAGVVRAYVQNKLYGEPDVSKLYYIGPMFRYERPQAGRYRQFHQFGIEAFGAVDPAIDAEVISLGYQFYKDLGLKDVRVELNSVGNAPSRAAYREKLLNFLRPMRDNLCSDCQRRMERNPLRVLDCKVDQDKFGGAPSILDSLDEECTTHFEKVKSHLDTMGVEYSINPRLVRGLDYYTHTAFEYKAAGIGSIDTVGGGGRYNGLVEEIGGPDQPGIGFGIGLERILLILENQGVELETAKPLDVYFVALGEAADLEITKQLFNLRSQGFSAERDYLGRKMKAQMKSADRMSARYTAILGEDELNNGVIALKSMATGEQRTVKLEELAQSLV, from the coding sequence GTGGCTAAAGAAAGATTTGAGAAACCTACGGGCACACAGGATGTGCTTCCGGGTGCAGTAGAGAAATGGCAGTATGTTGAAGGCAAGGCCAGAGACCTCTGCCGCCGGTTCAATTACCGGGAGATCCGCACACCGATGTTCGAGCACACCGGGCTGTTTGAACGCGGTGTAGGCGAGACAACGGACATCGTGGAAGGCGAGATGTACACCTTCAAGGACAAAGGCGACCGTGATCTGGCGCTTCGCCCGGAAGGGACGGCCGGTGTTGTGCGTGCATATGTACAGAACAAGCTGTACGGCGAGCCGGATGTCAGCAAGCTGTATTATATTGGGCCCATGTTCCGCTATGAGCGCCCGCAGGCGGGAAGATACCGGCAGTTCCATCAATTCGGCATTGAAGCCTTCGGCGCGGTTGATCCGGCAATTGATGCGGAAGTCATCTCGCTGGGATATCAGTTCTACAAGGATTTGGGGCTTAAGGATGTCAGAGTGGAGCTGAATTCCGTAGGTAATGCGCCTAGCCGCGCGGCTTACCGGGAGAAGCTGCTGAATTTCCTGAGACCGATGCGTGATAATCTGTGCAGTGACTGCCAGCGGCGTATGGAGCGCAACCCGCTGCGGGTGCTGGACTGCAAGGTGGATCAGGATAAATTCGGCGGTGCACCTTCCATACTGGATAGTCTCGATGAAGAATGTACCACTCACTTCGAGAAGGTGAAAAGCCATCTGGATACTATGGGCGTGGAGTACAGCATCAATCCCCGTCTGGTCCGCGGGCTGGATTATTACACGCATACTGCGTTTGAGTATAAAGCAGCCGGCATTGGTTCGATCGATACGGTCGGCGGCGGCGGCCGTTACAACGGGCTGGTGGAGGAAATCGGCGGGCCGGATCAGCCGGGCATCGGTTTTGGCATTGGCCTTGAGCGTATCCTGCTGATCCTGGAGAATCAGGGCGTGGAGCTGGAGACAGCGAAGCCGCTGGATGTGTATTTTGTAGCACTGGGCGAAGCCGCAGACCTGGAGATTACGAAGCAGCTGTTTAATCTGCGCAGCCAGGGCTTCTCTGCAGAGCGTGATTATCTCGGCCGCAAAATGAAAGCCCAGATGAAATCGGCTGACCGCATGTCGGCACGGTATACAGCGATTCTTGGCGAAGACGAGCTGAATAACGGCGTCATTGCCCTGAAGTCGATGGCTACCGGTGAACAGCGGACGGTGAAGCTGGAAGAGCTGGCGCAGTCGCTGGTCTAG
- a CDS encoding type 1 glutamine amidotransferase domain-containing protein, with translation MSKVAFLLASGFEDSEMKVPYDEVIQAGHQAEIIGLKKNETLLGKKGNVSYAADKAISEVKASDYDAIVIPGGSSPENLRLDQDVLAFVKEADRAGTPIASICHGPQILISADLLQGRTITSYPPLKDDVVNAGAEFKDEEVVVDGNYITSRTPQDEPAFVRELLKVL, from the coding sequence ATGAGTAAGGTAGCATTTCTGCTCGCCAGCGGTTTTGAAGATTCCGAAATGAAGGTACCCTATGATGAAGTTATACAAGCAGGACATCAGGCAGAAATCATCGGTCTGAAGAAAAATGAGACGCTGCTGGGCAAAAAGGGAAACGTCTCTTATGCCGCAGACAAAGCAATCAGTGAGGTGAAGGCCAGCGACTATGACGCTATCGTCATCCCTGGCGGTTCATCACCGGAAAATTTGCGCCTGGACCAGGATGTTCTTGCTTTCGTGAAGGAAGCTGATCGTGCAGGCACCCCGATTGCCTCCATCTGTCACGGGCCGCAAATTCTAATCAGTGCAGACCTGCTTCAAGGACGTACCATAACCTCCTACCCGCCGCTTAAAGATGATGTTGTGAATGCCGGAGCGGAGTTCAAGGATGAAGAGGTCGTCGTTGACGGCAATTATATTACATCGCGCACACCTCAAGATGAGCCAGCATTTGTGCGCGAGCTGCTGAAGGTCCTGTAA
- the dtd gene encoding D-aminoacyl-tRNA deacylase, which produces MRVVVQRCKEAKVTVGGAITGEIEEGLMLLVGVTHGDTEKDAKYLADKIAGLRIFEDDAGKMNFSVTDTGGAILSVSQFTLYGDCRKGRRPNFMAAAAPAEAERLYDYFNQELRAGGLRVETGVFGAMMDVSFTNWGPVTLILDSQT; this is translated from the coding sequence ATGAGAGTGGTTGTGCAGCGCTGCAAGGAAGCTAAGGTTACTGTCGGCGGAGCAATTACGGGTGAAATAGAGGAAGGCCTGATGCTGCTGGTCGGCGTTACCCACGGGGATACCGAGAAGGACGCTAAATATTTGGCCGATAAAATTGCCGGACTGCGCATTTTTGAGGATGACGCCGGCAAAATGAATTTTAGTGTCACGGACACCGGCGGAGCAATCCTCTCTGTATCGCAGTTCACGCTGTACGGGGACTGCCGTAAAGGCCGCCGCCCTAACTTTATGGCTGCCGCTGCACCAGCTGAGGCAGAACGGCTCTACGACTATTTTAATCAGGAGCTGAGAGCCGGCGGGCTTCGGGTGGAAACCGGCGTGTTCGGAGCCATGATGGATGTTTCGTTTACCAACTGGGGGCCGGTTACGCTGATTCTCGACAGCCAGACGTAA
- a CDS encoding RelA/SpoT family protein produces MGIEQLMEKAGAYIKEKDLLRIREAYEFADQAHHGQVRKSGEPYILHPLAVADIVVNMQMDVISIIAALLHDVVEDTTVSLEQIRENFGDTCAMLVDGLTKLERIRFRSKEEQQNENYRKMFIAMAQDIRVIVIKLADRLHNMRTLKYQSEESQRRISYETLEIFCPIADRLGISAIKWEMEDIALRYLNPQQYYRIANLVHKKRAEREQFIDSVIGRIRAKLDEMGIEGDLSGRPKHIYSVYNKMNTKNKQFNEIYDLLAIRIIVDNIKDCYATLGIIHTLWKPMPGRFKDYIAMPKANMYQSLHTTVVGPGGEPTEVQIRTWEMHRTAEFGIAAHWAYKEGSSNNANPENRMPFFREILELQHEAKDAEEFVESLKMDFFSDLVFVFTPKGEVVELPAGSVPLDFAFRIHTEVGNRTIGSKVNGRIVPLDHKLKTGDIVEILTSKNSYGPSRDWLKIAQSSHARSKIKQWFKKEKREENVEKGREAVERELKRLNMEVSDFLTEDKLSDVAKKFAFGDVEDMLSAVGFGGITASQIANKLTEKLRKELEDAANHLELTSEMKEIKSSGEKRNQPTNGVRVKGIDNLLVRFARCCNPVPGDDIVGYVTRGRGVSVHREDCPNIPTDGDGEESARVIEVEWEGSMEANYSVDIEITGHDRNGLLNEVLQAVSESKTNISAVTGRSDKNKMAMIHMTILIRNTDHLQSVVDRVKRVKDVYTVNRIMQ; encoded by the coding sequence ATGGGCATAGAGCAATTAATGGAAAAGGCCGGCGCCTATATAAAAGAAAAAGATCTTCTCCGCATCCGGGAAGCTTATGAGTTTGCCGATCAGGCTCATCACGGGCAGGTTCGGAAATCGGGGGAGCCCTATATTCTGCATCCGCTGGCGGTCGCAGATATTGTCGTTAATATGCAAATGGATGTCATCTCCATTATTGCAGCGCTGCTGCATGATGTGGTGGAAGATACAACGGTGTCCCTGGAGCAGATCCGTGAGAATTTTGGCGATACCTGCGCTATGCTGGTGGATGGTCTGACCAAGCTGGAACGCATCCGCTTCCGCTCCAAGGAAGAGCAGCAGAATGAGAATTACCGCAAAATGTTCATTGCCATGGCCCAGGATATCCGGGTAATTGTGATCAAGCTGGCGGACCGGCTGCATAATATGCGGACGCTTAAATACCAGTCCGAAGAGAGCCAGCGCCGGATTTCGTATGAAACGCTGGAGATTTTTTGTCCGATAGCCGACCGTTTGGGGATTTCTGCGATCAAATGGGAGATGGAGGATATTGCACTCCGTTATCTGAATCCGCAGCAGTACTACCGCATTGCCAATTTAGTGCATAAGAAGCGGGCGGAACGTGAGCAGTTCATCGACAGTGTCATCGGAAGGATTCGCGCCAAGCTCGATGAGATGGGCATTGAAGGCGATTTGTCAGGACGTCCCAAGCATATTTATAGCGTCTATAATAAGATGAATACCAAGAATAAGCAGTTTAACGAAATTTATGATCTGCTTGCTATCCGGATCATCGTCGATAATATTAAGGATTGTTATGCCACTTTAGGGATTATTCACACTCTTTGGAAGCCGATGCCCGGCCGTTTCAAGGACTATATCGCCATGCCCAAAGCAAATATGTACCAGTCGCTGCACACCACAGTGGTAGGTCCCGGCGGAGAGCCGACGGAAGTGCAGATCCGCACCTGGGAAATGCACCGGACCGCAGAGTTCGGGATCGCAGCACACTGGGCCTACAAAGAGGGCAGCAGCAACAACGCCAATCCGGAGAACCGGATGCCGTTCTTCCGTGAAATTCTGGAGCTGCAGCATGAAGCCAAGGATGCGGAAGAGTTCGTGGAATCGCTCAAAATGGACTTCTTTTCTGATCTCGTATTCGTATTCACGCCTAAGGGTGAGGTTGTGGAATTGCCGGCTGGCTCGGTTCCGCTGGATTTTGCTTTCCGGATTCATACCGAGGTCGGCAACCGGACGATAGGCTCCAAGGTTAACGGACGGATAGTGCCGCTCGACCACAAGCTGAAGACCGGGGATATTGTGGAAATTCTGACCTCCAAAAATTCTTACGGCCCAAGCCGCGACTGGCTCAAAATCGCCCAATCCTCACATGCGCGCAGCAAGATCAAGCAATGGTTCAAGAAAGAAAAGCGTGAGGAAAATGTCGAAAAAGGCCGCGAAGCGGTGGAACGCGAGCTGAAACGGCTCAATATGGAGGTCTCTGATTTCCTGACAGAGGATAAGCTCAGCGATGTGGCGAAGAAGTTCGCCTTCGGTGATGTAGAGGATATGCTCTCCGCCGTCGGGTTCGGAGGCATTACCGCCTCGCAGATCGCCAACAAGCTGACTGAGAAGCTGCGCAAGGAGCTGGAGGACGCTGCTAACCATCTGGAGCTTACTTCAGAAATGAAGGAGATCAAGTCCAGCGGCGAGAAGCGTAACCAGCCGACCAATGGCGTCCGTGTCAAAGGTATTGATAATCTGCTCGTCCGTTTCGCACGATGTTGCAATCCTGTTCCGGGTGACGATATTGTTGGTTACGTAACCCGCGGGCGCGGCGTATCTGTGCACCGTGAGGATTGTCCGAATATTCCAACAGATGGGGACGGGGAAGAATCGGCACGGGTGATCGAGGTCGAGTGGGAAGGCAGCATGGAAGCCAACTACAGTGTCGATATTGAGATCACCGGCCATGACCGCAACGGTCTGCTGAATGAAGTGCTGCAGGCGGTGTCAGAGAGCAAGACGAACATCTCGGCGGTCACCGGACGATCAGACAAGAACAAGATGGCGATGATTCACATGACGATTCTCATCCGCAATACGGATCATCTGCAGTCCGTCGTGGACCGGGTGAAGCGCGTAAAGGATGTATATACAGTTAACCGTATCATGCAATAA
- the uraA gene encoding uracil permease produces the protein MQREIQVNEKLPWGPGFLLSLQHLFAMFGSTVLVPNLFGVDPGMILLMNGIGTLLYILICRGKIPAYLGSSFAFISPVLSVLDKYKGDHQHGYSLALGAFIVTGVIFILVALIVRYAGTGWIDVVFPPAVMGAIVATIGLELVPVAARMSGLIAPEGVTDWTPDGKAITLSMVTLGVTVIGSVMFRGFPKIIHILIGIVTGYVLAYIMGQVNTGAIADASFFSHPTITTPSFDWQVILTIIPVSLVVIVEHIGHLLVTSNIVGKDLTKDPGLDRSLMGNGISTILSGFVGSTPNTTYGENIGVMALTKVYSVFVIGGAAVIAILLSFSGTFSSVIANIPGPVMGGVSLLLFGVIAASGLRIFVEQKVDFSKATNMILATLVLVVGISGISLNLGGVQLKGMALATIVGMVLSLFFKLIEVLGLSNEHESDKSAH, from the coding sequence TTGCAACGCGAAATTCAAGTTAACGAGAAACTCCCGTGGGGCCCGGGCTTTTTACTGAGTCTGCAGCATCTGTTCGCCATGTTCGGCAGCACTGTGCTCGTCCCTAACCTGTTCGGGGTAGACCCCGGCATGATTCTGCTGATGAACGGTATCGGCACCTTGCTCTATATATTGATCTGCCGCGGCAAAATCCCGGCTTATCTAGGGTCAAGCTTCGCCTTTATCTCACCGGTGCTCAGTGTGCTGGATAAATACAAGGGAGATCATCAGCATGGATATTCGCTTGCACTTGGCGCGTTTATTGTTACCGGCGTTATTTTTATTCTGGTTGCATTAATCGTCCGTTATGCCGGAACTGGCTGGATTGATGTTGTATTTCCTCCCGCAGTTATGGGGGCTATCGTAGCAACCATCGGACTGGAACTGGTGCCGGTAGCTGCGCGTATGTCCGGGCTGATTGCACCGGAAGGCGTTACAGACTGGACTCCGGACGGTAAAGCCATTACACTGTCAATGGTCACACTCGGTGTAACCGTAATCGGTTCCGTGATGTTCCGCGGATTCCCCAAAATTATTCATATCCTCATCGGTATCGTTACCGGCTATGTACTGGCCTATATTATGGGACAGGTTAACACCGGAGCTATTGCTGACGCGAGCTTCTTCTCCCATCCGACGATCACTACTCCGTCCTTTGACTGGCAGGTTATCCTGACCATTATCCCTGTATCGCTTGTTGTTATCGTTGAACATATCGGCCATTTGCTTGTTACCAGCAATATTGTCGGCAAAGACCTGACCAAAGATCCCGGACTTGACCGCTCCCTGATGGGTAACGGGATATCCACTATACTTTCCGGATTTGTAGGGTCTACCCCTAACACCACCTATGGTGAAAATATCGGCGTTATGGCTTTGACCAAAGTGTATTCGGTATTTGTAATCGGCGGTGCAGCAGTGATCGCGATTCTGCTGTCCTTCTCGGGAACATTCTCTTCTGTAATTGCCAATATTCCCGGACCTGTTATGGGCGGGGTGTCGCTCCTGTTATTCGGGGTAATCGCCGCATCCGGCTTGCGTATCTTCGTAGAACAGAAAGTCGACTTCTCCAAAGCAACCAACATGATTCTTGCAACTTTGGTGCTGGTGGTCGGCATTAGTGGCATTTCGCTTAATCTCGGCGGTGTGCAGCTCAAAGGTATGGCGCTTGCTACGATTGTTGGTATGGTTCTCTCCTTGTTCTTCAAGCTGATTGAAGTTCTGGGCTTGTCGAATGAACATGAGTCTGATAAATCCGCTCATTAA
- a CDS encoding adenine phosphoribosyltransferase, which translates to MDFKKSIRVIPDFPQAGISFKDITTLLKDGEAYRAAIDELKALVAHLQIDVIAGPEARGFVVGAPLAYALGVGFVPIRKSGKLPYETIEVGYDLEYGKDTLAVHTDAIKPGQNVLIADDLLATGGTIATSVSLVEQLGGKVVGAAFLIELVQLAGRNKLNDIEVVSLLTYED; encoded by the coding sequence TTGGATTTCAAAAAAAGTATTCGTGTAATTCCGGATTTCCCGCAGGCGGGAATCAGCTTTAAAGATATTACTACATTGCTTAAAGACGGTGAAGCCTACCGTGCAGCAATAGATGAACTTAAAGCGCTTGTTGCTCATTTGCAGATCGACGTAATTGCCGGACCGGAAGCGCGCGGTTTCGTGGTTGGCGCTCCACTCGCTTATGCACTTGGTGTCGGCTTTGTGCCTATCCGCAAAAGCGGCAAGCTTCCTTACGAAACCATCGAAGTAGGCTATGATCTGGAGTATGGAAAAGATACACTTGCTGTTCATACTGATGCTATCAAGCCTGGCCAAAACGTGCTGATCGCTGATGATCTGCTGGCAACCGGCGGTACCATTGCTACTTCTGTCAGCCTAGTTGAACAGCTTGGCGGCAAAGTTGTCGGAGCGGCTTTCCTGATCGAGCTGGTACAGCTTGCCGGACGTAATAAGCTCAATGACATTGAAGTTGTTTCCCTGTTAACCTACGAAGATTAA
- the recJ gene encoding single-stranded-DNA-specific exonuclease RecJ, translated as MLHSKTRWHSPAADPDTVRGLARSLSISPLLSSLLVTRGLDAPEEALLFMDGGAEDSHDPFLLKGMAEAVPRIRKALQDGEHILVYGDYDADGVSSTALMIYLLRYLGASFDIYIPHRSNEGYGLHNHALDWAVQQGVSLIITVDTGISAVHQIAYATELGIEVIVTDHHEPPEHLPEAFALINPKLPDCPYPFKGLAGVGVAYKLAEALLDGKVPEEWSEIAAIGTVADLMPLLGENRSLVRRGLSSMRNSPFPGIRALLEVSGITMSTVGAVNIAFGMAPRINASGRLDHAGRAVSLLTTAHPGEAEQLAGELDLLNKERQLVVERIVAEATEKLSQQIGDGEPPDIIVLAEQGWNVGVVGIVASKLLERYYRPVIILDIHPETGMCKGSARSIPGLDIYAALSSCAGLMDHFGGHPAAAGMSLHRDNLDAFAAALNEYAAAVLTPEHLVPVTAADGETEIADLTLQAALELERLAPFGMANPLPKFIVRGAAVKETRKMGQEGKHLKLVLQQGGHTIEAVAFGKGPLAELLPGRTVIDVLAELTVNEWNGSRKPQLMLQDLAVPQSQLFDLRGAADAVKQAVYIKELLQPYSGGAPLRTAAVFQNSRLSPLNQLKGMSLWVYDEEAGISPLPSGQAEASGTISLLCLLDMPETPEQLDALLAAFPQVENIALLHSLRDGRDRLQIPTRDHFKALYKLLAGIAAAPTPEHEVLLRLSRQSPLSVRMLGKMLDVFEELEFIERSGGTISFVSQPSAKSLTASRQFVRLGQTAEMEQYFMEGSLRELEDWMLARRQGVS; from the coding sequence TTGCTTCATTCAAAAACAAGATGGCATTCTCCGGCAGCCGATCCCGATACAGTTCGGGGTTTGGCCCGGAGCCTTTCTATTTCTCCGCTCCTTTCTTCATTGCTTGTGACAAGAGGGCTGGATGCTCCTGAAGAGGCATTGCTCTTTATGGACGGGGGGGCGGAAGACAGCCATGATCCATTCCTGCTTAAGGGAATGGCCGAGGCTGTCCCGCGTATTAGAAAGGCATTGCAAGACGGAGAACATATTCTGGTATATGGTGATTATGATGCGGATGGAGTGTCCAGCACGGCACTTATGATCTATCTGCTTCGTTATCTCGGTGCTTCATTCGATATATATATCCCGCACCGCTCTAATGAAGGCTACGGGCTTCATAATCATGCGCTGGATTGGGCAGTGCAGCAAGGCGTTTCGCTTATCATTACGGTTGATACCGGAATCAGTGCGGTTCACCAGATCGCTTATGCTACGGAACTGGGGATAGAGGTAATCGTTACCGATCATCATGAACCGCCGGAGCATCTGCCGGAAGCGTTTGCGTTGATTAATCCCAAGCTGCCGGATTGTCCTTACCCGTTCAAAGGATTGGCAGGGGTAGGTGTGGCCTACAAGCTTGCCGAAGCTTTACTGGATGGCAAGGTGCCTGAGGAATGGAGTGAAATCGCCGCGATTGGGACAGTAGCTGATCTGATGCCGCTGCTCGGTGAGAACCGCAGCCTCGTGCGCAGGGGGCTCTCCAGTATGCGGAATTCTCCTTTTCCAGGGATACGGGCGTTGCTCGAGGTCAGTGGAATAACGATGAGTACCGTAGGTGCGGTGAATATTGCCTTTGGCATGGCGCCGCGGATTAATGCAAGCGGCCGGTTGGATCATGCGGGCCGGGCGGTATCCCTGCTGACTACTGCCCACCCGGGCGAAGCGGAACAACTGGCCGGCGAACTTGACTTGTTGAATAAGGAACGGCAGCTGGTAGTTGAACGAATTGTTGCTGAAGCTACAGAGAAGCTCTCCCAACAAATAGGTGACGGCGAGCCGCCGGATATTATTGTCCTTGCGGAACAAGGCTGGAATGTCGGTGTCGTCGGGATCGTAGCTTCCAAGCTGCTTGAGCGGTATTACCGCCCGGTGATCATTCTCGATATTCATCCGGAGACCGGGATGTGCAAGGGATCAGCCCGCTCGATTCCCGGACTGGATATTTATGCTGCATTGTCCTCATGCGCCGGGTTAATGGATCATTTTGGGGGGCATCCGGCTGCTGCCGGGATGAGCCTGCACCGTGACAACCTTGATGCTTTTGCAGCGGCTTTAAATGAATACGCTGCAGCAGTACTGACACCGGAACATCTTGTTCCTGTAACGGCGGCAGATGGTGAAACGGAAATCGCAGATTTGACGCTGCAGGCTGCGCTTGAGCTGGAACGTCTGGCACCCTTTGGAATGGCTAATCCGTTGCCGAAGTTCATTGTGCGCGGAGCGGCAGTGAAAGAGACCCGTAAGATGGGGCAGGAAGGCAAGCACCTGAAGCTAGTCCTGCAGCAAGGCGGGCATACAATTGAAGCGGTAGCCTTTGGCAAAGGCCCTTTGGCTGAATTATTGCCTGGCCGAACCGTCATTGATGTACTGGCTGAGCTGACGGTTAATGAGTGGAACGGCTCGCGCAAGCCGCAGCTTATGCTGCAGGATCTTGCAGTGCCGCAATCACAGCTGTTTGACCTCCGGGGCGCGGCTGATGCGGTGAAGCAGGCGGTCTACATCAAAGAATTGCTGCAGCCCTATAGCGGTGGCGCGCCTCTCAGAACAGCTGCGGTCTTTCAGAACAGCCGGTTATCACCGCTTAATCAATTGAAAGGCATGTCACTGTGGGTTTATGATGAGGAAGCCGGGATTTCCCCGCTCCCTTCTGGACAAGCGGAGGCAAGCGGGACGATATCCCTGCTCTGTCTGCTCGACATGCCGGAAACGCCGGAACAGCTGGATGCTTTGCTTGCTGCCTTTCCGCAAGTAGAGAATATTGCGCTGCTGCATTCACTCCGCGACGGACGTGACCGGCTGCAGATTCCGACGCGCGATCATTTCAAAGCCTTATATAAATTACTGGCGGGGATTGCTGCTGCACCGACACCAGAGCATGAGGTGCTGTTGCGGCTTAGCCGCCAGTCGCCGTTAAGTGTGCGCATGCTGGGCAAAATGCTGGATGTGTTCGAGGAACTTGAATTTATTGAGCGCTCCGGGGGGACAATCTCTTTTGTCTCCCAGCCTTCAGCCAAGAGTTTAACGGCCTCACGGCAATTTGTCAGATTAGGCCAGACTGCCGAAATGGAACAATATTTCATGGAAGGCAGCCTTCGCGAGCTGGAGGATTGGATGCTGGCCCGCCGTCAAGGCGTGTCCTAA